CAGGGAACCCAGACACTGACTGGCCGGGCGCTGGAAGGCAGCACCGGCGGGGGGGTGACCGCCAGGGCCGTGCGGGTTCCGGGTGTGGGCACGCCCGAGAACTTCAGGGCAGTCAATGTCCGTGGTCAGGTGGCGGTGGTGCAACGTGGCCAGATTCCCTTCCTGGAGAAGGCCAGGAATGCCCTGGCGGCCGGCGCGGCCGGGCTGATTGTGGTGAACACCGAGGCCAAGGAACTGCAGGGCCGTCTGGGTGAGCGGGTGGAACTCCCGGCCCTGGCGGTAACCAGTACAGCCGGCGCGGCGCTGCGCAATGGCCAGCCCGTCACCCTGAATGTGCGGGTGCGCGACGGCGAGGTACGCGGCGTGAACGTCGTGGCGTTCAAGTCGGGCGTGACCCGTCCTGAGATCCTGTTTGGCGGGCACATGGATTCGGTGTTCCGTTCCCCGGGCGCCAATGACAACCTGTCAGGCACGGCGGCCGTGGTGGAGATCGCGCGGCGCACGGTCAATACCCCGATGGGGCAGCGCAGCTACTTCGTCCTGTTCGACGGCGAGGAGGACGGCCTGCGCGGCTCACGCGCCTTTGTCAAGGAGAACCCGGCGCTGGTGCAGGGGCTCAAGGCTATGTTCAACTTCGACATGGTGGGCGTGAACGTGACGCCGCTGAACGTGTCCGGTGAGAGCCGTCTGGTGGACATTGCGCGTCAGGCTGCCCAGATCGCCGGCTCATCCCCGGACCGGGGCGGCAGTGACCAGGCACCATTCGCGCAGATGGGCATTCCGACACTGTTCTTTCACCGGGGGCTGGACGCCAACTACCACCAGCCCAGCGACACCCTGGTCGATCCGCAACTGGTCCGGGCAACCGTGGACGCTGCCCTGAAAACCGCCGACGCGGCGTTGGCAGCGGTGCCTGCGGGGCGGTGATCCAACCAGAAAGTGGTTCTGCTGAACCAAGTGGTCCTGCCTCACGCCGCATATCGGTCTGAAGAGTAAGCATTTTCTGGGAACTGCGCAGCGTGAAGGATTCCTGACGTTGAGTAGTTCCCACCCCCTTACGCCTGTTTCGCTCGCAGCCCTAACGAGCGCGCAGATTACTTCTCAATGTTCACCCTCTTTTAAATGGGTGCAGGATACATTCCGCCCATCTATCAGCAGCCCGGTTAATTGGCGTTGATCTGCTGCAGGTGCCGCACCTTCTACCAGAGGTATTCATGCAGGGCGGATTCACTATCAAACGTCTTTTCAATATCCAGATGCCCCCGCTTGTGGGAATACAGGCTCCATTTACCGTCAACCTTCCCCAGCAGATAGGTATCCGGCATAAACGAGTCAGAGTCGTAGAGGCTGGGAGATACGCCGGCATTGGTCAGGTTCTGGATCAGCTCTTCACGGGTCATGGCGTCCCCACTTCTTGCTTCCTGGCACGACCTTGACCCGCCGGAGCGCGCCCTGCTCAATCAGTTGCACGATCCTGCCAGGCAGGATGTACTGCCTGGCGCCGCCGACCTCACCGAACCACAGAGAGGCGGCGCCGCTCTTGACGTCGAGGGGCCTGAGCACCTCGTCGACATAATAATTCTCGTATCCCTCGGGACCGGCCAGAGCCCTGGAGCCAAAGCTGGGGCCCACAGGAGACACAAAGCGGCCTGTCGGTGCACCGTAGCGGTCGATCAGCGTTCCCGGCTGGAGCTTGAGGTCGATGACCTTGCCGATAAACCCGTCGTCCTTTGGCCACCCGTACGCCCAGTTCCTTAACTGGTCCATGGTGGGCTTTTTAAACGCCCATTGATCGCGGAAGTCATCGATCCCGGCGCCATGTTTCCGGGCCGCAGCGAGAATGGGGCCTGCAGCTGGCTGACCGTGGCACCTTCAGTGTTCAGCAGGACGGGGATTTCATCCCCTTTGAAACCGTAGTCCAACAAGGCCGACAGAAACTTCGTATTTCCACCTGTGCATTGCATCAGCTGTGTGTAGAGCTGTGGGGAGCCGACCCTGGCCGTCACCCGGCCTGCTGCTGAGTCTGAATGGCCGACGTGTCCTGCCGGATCAGCCCGGCCGCGCGAAGCACTGGCTGCGCAGCGCCACGCTGCAGGGCGACCGGACGAAGCGCGTGGGTCTGCAACTGCTGCCGCTGAGTGACAAAGCACCCAGCGGAAACCGAAGGCGCCGCAACCAGAGAAGTGACATCCGGCCTCTGCCTCTGTTTCTTGCGACGCTGGACGCTGACAGACTCGGCCATCCCGGCAGGCTACAATCTGCCGCTCCAGGACGTGTCCGAGCATGAGTTTTCTCTGCTTGAGTCAGGAAAATGGGTTGACACCAGGTGGTTGGAAAAGTCTGAGAGTGGTTCACGGGTGCGGTGCTGGTCACGTTCAGCAGCAGTCCCAGTGGAACACCACACGGCTGAAGTCGGCGCGTGTCAGATCATCCGGGTGAATAAAAAAGTTGGCGATGCCCACGTCGCCCCACATGAGACTCAGGTCATCGTCGCTGTCCAGCTGAAACAGCAGCACATGCGGATCATCCACGCTGCGCGGGTCGTGCTGGGTGAAGTTGGGATATCCGCCGAGCTTGTGGCCGCTTCCGGCCAGCAGGGCGTAGCGGTCCGACAGGTCGTCGGCGTTCACATCTTCGGTGTCGCCCAGCTCCCAGAGCGACTGCCCGACCAGCTGGTCAAAAAGCCGGTCGTCGCTGGTGACCGGTCCTGACCGCAGTTCACCGCGCAGCTCAAAAGTTAGGGTCGGGTCGTGGGGCAGGCCCAGGATGCTGTCGTCGCTGCCCGGCACCCCCACTGGAAGCGTCTGCTCCAGCCCCGCCGGGTCCGGGATGACCTCCGGGTGGTACAGCACGCGGTAATTCGCATCGTCGGCCAGGGACGTCATGTCCAGGGCCCCGTCAAAGTTCGCCCCGTAAAAGTCGTCGTCACGGATGAAGAACTGCACGATGCCCTGCTGCGGAAAACCCGCCAGGGGAGGCAACTCGGCAAAATTCAGCTGGGCCAGAAAGGCCAGCGGCTGACCGTCACTGGCCAGAGGCCAGGCGCTTCCCAGCGGCCGGTAGGGCACCCCGCCAAGTTTGCTGGTCCAGGGACTCATCGTCGGTCGGGGTGGGCTTCCCTTCAGGGCAACATACGGACGCACGCTGGCTTCCAGGACCTCACGGTAGGAGCTCAGGGCTTTGGGCAGGCGCAGAGCTGGCTGGGGCACGGCGCGTTTCTCCCGCTCACCTGCCACCGCGTCCATGTAGCCCTTGCGGCGTTTCTCAGCCAGTTTCTTCTGTGCTTCTGCCTGGGCCTCCTCAGGTGTGGCAAAGATCCTGACCTGCGTCTGGCCCTCCGTTCCGATGCGGCCATAGCGCACGGTCAAGGTACAGCCCTCGGCCCGGGCCTCGTAGAACTTATGCGCGCTGCCGCCCTCCTCGCTGAGTTCCAGGTATCTGTGCATGGTCGCCCCCATTCTGGCGCACCGGCACAGCTCGGCAGTCAAAAACTGCCTGCGTGCCCGAAGCGCACTGAAAAAGCGATTGATCGGCGGATGTGTAGAGCAACGATGCCAGGCAGATAGCCACAGGCAACGTGCAGACCAGGACCGAATTACCGTGAGGTGACCGGGGGCCCGGAGTCATCCTGTCAGCGGAAGGTCAGGCAACCCCCATCAGCTGGTCAGCTGCCGCAAGAAGGCCAGCCGGTGGTCCCGGACCGTCCTGGCCGTGGCACCGAGCCACATCAGGTGCAGGTCGCTGGGAATCTCCACACCAACGGCGTCCGGTAACTCGCGCAGCAGGCGTAAGGGCTGCTTCAGAGGAATGCTTCTGTCATATGGTGAATACATCACCAGGGTGGGTGTCCGGATGCGTTGCAGGTCCGGTGACACATGCCGGATGTCATTGAGGAAGCCGGCGCGCCCCGAGCTGAACGAACGCAGCAGCACCTGAATTTCCCGCTGGTCCGCTGGTGTCAGGCCTGCCATGACCTGCTGGACCGGACGGGTCGAAAGCTGACTGAGCATGAGGCGCAGCATGGGCCCCGGCGCGAGGCGCAGCAGCGCCCGGTTCAAGCGCCAGGTCCAGGTCTGTAGCCGTCCAAAAACCAGCCTTGCCAGACGCTGGACGCCCGGTTCCCACGGATCGACCAGCGCCGATTCCAGCACCAGCTGATCCACCCGCTCCGGATATTCGGCGGCCAGGGTCAGCGCGGTGGGCCCGGCCGCCGAGATCCCTATCACCCGCATACTGGAAATATTCAGGTGATCCAGCAGGGCCACGAGGGTCTTGGCCGCCTCATGGGCGGTCTCACCCAGGTCGGCGGGCGTGCTGTCGTACCCCGGGCGGGACGGAATCAGAACCGTGAATCCAGCCGCCGCCAGCTGTTCGTGACCCAGTCGGGTATCCCGGGAACAGTGCCCACCGTTAAGGACCATCACGACCGGGCCGGTACCGGACAGCTGGTATTCGACCGGGCCGCGCCATGTTCGGGCAATCTGGTGGGTGTTACGGACTCCGATTGATTCGTTTATCACACTCTTCCATTCGAGCGGAGCGGGGAGGAGCAGGGCGGGTTCCAGCCCTGAAGATGAGAAACTGGTGCTCTTCCGGTTTGTCGACGAGATAAACGGAAACCGTATGAGGCGCATAGGGCACCATTATCGGGACAGGCAAACGCCCAGCCATGCGGACATGACCGGGCGCTGCCAGAAGAGAAGCGTTACAGGACGCTTCTGACGACCTTCACCACGTTCTGCACGCTAAAGCCAAATTTCTCGAACAGCACCTTGGCCGGCGCGGACGCCCCGAAGGTGTCCATGCCGATCACCGGGCCGCCCTGTGTCCACTCGTACCAGGGGGCCTTGCTGGCGGCCTCGATGGCCACGCGTTTGACTCCAGGGGTCAGCACGCTGTCGCGGTAGCTGGCGTCCTGCGCGCGGAAGACTTCCATGCAGGGCATGCTGACCACACGGGCACCGATGCCTTCAGCTGCCAGGGCCTCGGCGGCGTCGAGCGCCAGGCTGACCTCACTGCCCGAGGCGATCAGGATCACCTGCGCGCCTCCCTCGGCGTCCCGGACCACATAGGCACCTTTTTTCACGCCGGCATGGTTGCGCGGCAGGATCGGCAGGTCCTGGCGTGACAGCGCGATGGCGGTGGGGCCCTTGTCGTATTCCAGCGCCATCTGCCACGCAGCGGCTGTCTCGTTGGCGTCGGCCGGACGGATCACGTGCGCGCCGGGCACGCTGCGCAGCATGGCCAGCTGCTCGATCGGCTGGTGGGTGGGGCCGTCCTCACCCAGGCCGATGGAGTCGTGGGTCAGGACGTAGGTGACCGGCTGCATCTGGATGGCACTGAGGCGGAAGGCCGGCTTGAGGTAATCCGCGAACACCAGGAAGGTACCCACCAGCGGGCGGATACCGCCGTAGAGGCTCAGACCGTTGCCGGCGGCGGCCATCCCGAACTCGCGCACGCCGAACAGCACGTTGCGTCCGCCCATATGGCCGGCCTGCATCTCGCCGCCGTCCTTGATGGTGGTCTTGGTGCTGCCCGACAGGTCCGCGCTGCCGCCCATCAGGCCGGGCACCACCTTGGCGAGCGCGTTGATCACTTCACCGCTGGCGTTGCGGGTCGCCACGGCCTTGCCCCCCACCTCGTAGCTGGGGAGCGTGTCGGCCAGGTTGGCGGGCAGTTCACGGTTCAGCATGGCGTCCACTTCGCGGCCCAGTTCTGGGTAGGCAGCTCGGTAGCCCTCCAGCAGGGCGTTCCACTCGGCCTCGTACCTCGCGCCGCGCTCGGTGGCGTCCATGTGGGCGCGGACCTCGTCCGGCACCGTGAAGGGGGGGTAATCCCAGCCCAGGGCCTGCTTGGTCTGCGCCACGCCCTCCTCGCCCAGGGGTTCGCCGTGGGCCTTGCTGGTGCCGGCGCGCGGGCTGCCGAACCCGATGACTGTGCGCACCTGAATCAGGCTGGGCTGCGCGGTGTTGGCCCGGGCGGCCGTAATCGCCTGACGGATCTGGTTCAGGTCATTGCCGTCTTCGACGCGCAGCACCTCCCAGCCGTAGGCGCGGAAGCGTGCGGCGGTGTCCTCAGACTCGGCCTTCTCGGTGGCGGTGTCCAGCTGGATCTGGTTGTCGTCGTGCAGCCAGATCAGCTTGCCCAGTTTCAGGTGCCCGGCCAGCGCGGCGGCTTCATGGTTGATGCCTTCCTGCAGGTCCCCGTCGCCCAGGATGGAATAGACGTAATTGTCGAAGATAGGGAACTCGGGGCGGTTGTAGCGCTCGGCGAGATGGGCCTCGGCCATGGCCAGTCCGACCGTCATGGCTGCGCCCTGACCCAGCGGTCCGGTGGTCGCGTCCAGGCCGGGCGTGTGGAAGAACTCCGGGTGACCGGGGGTCTTGCTGCCCCACTGGCGGAAGTTCTTCAGGTCCTCCATCGGCATGTCATAGCCGGTCAGGTGCAGAAGGCTGTAGATCAGCATGCTGGCGTGTCCAGCCGACAGGACGAAGCGGTCACGCCCGGCCCACTGTGATTGCTTCGGGTTGAAGCGCAGGAACTCCTGCCACACCACGTAGGCCATCGGGGCCATGCCCAGCGGCGCGCCAGGGTGACCGCTGTTGGCGGCCTGGACGGCATCGATAGACAGCGTGCGGATGGTGTTGATGCTCAGCTGCTCAGTTGACATAAACAGCAGTCTACCGGGCTGCCCGCAGATTGTCGGAAAGGCACTCTACGCAACATCGTTTTCACCTGCCGAATGCAAACGCCCCCGCCAAAGTGGCAGGGGCGCGGTCTGGTCTGGGGTTGGGGCTGCGACGAGTCCCTCCGGGCAGGGGAACAAGCACACCGATGGCGCTTCCGTTCCGGCAAGGACAGAATACGCCTGCCGCATAATTTCGTCAAGAGGTTCTGTGAATGGATCGTGAGTATAAGTCAGGCTGGATAACGAATCACATTGTCGGGCAGGGCAAGAGCGGGTCCCGGAGCCAGCGCATATGCAGAGATAGGCTATCGTGCCTAGTCGCGGAAGTCGCGCATTGAGGAGTGCTGCCGCAGCATGACGCCATGCCTGTTGCTCACGATCACTCTGCAGCTGTTCCATTCACCCTCAGACCTTTCCAGAATACGGACGCAAGTGCCGTCGCCCGGCTGGTCACCGAAGGTGTGCGCGGTCACTGGACCTATACCGAGGCGCAGTTCCGCGAGTCCCAGGACCCGGCACGCCGACGGCTGGTGGCTGTCAGGGGAGACCAGATCATCGCCACCGCGCACCTGTATCCCTTCGACCCAGCAACTCCCGATGCCCTGCGGCTGGACGTGGCCGGAGACCGGGTTGCCCTGACCCCGCTGTACCTGAGACTGCTGGCCGACCTGCCGGCTGGGTTTTCGCGCCTGCTGGGCGTGACCCGCGAGGACTTCACCGAGCAGATGGAGCTGTTTCAGACCGCTGGATTCCGCAATGCCTGGCAGTCGTGGGGGGCGCACCTCCCACTGAGCACCTTTGACTTCGAGAGGTTCTGGCCCCTGGAGGAACGCCTGTTTCTGCAGGGCTACGAGGCCGAGGCGCTGGACCCTGAAGTCCCGGAAAGCGACTGGGAAGTGATGGCGGCCCTGTACGCCCAGGGGGTGGCGGACGCCCCTCGCAATCCGACCACCCAGATGCGGAAATTATCCAGAAACGAGCTCCGTGACGTCATCCGCCGCGAGGAACGGGCCTTCGTGGTGCGCCTGCGTGGCGAGATTGTGACCCTGACCCGCCTGAAACCACGGGGCCAGGAGGTGGACAGTGAAATGACCGTGACCCACCCGGCACACCGGGCACGCGGTCTGGCGACCCTGGTCAAGGCGGACGCATTGCAGTGGGCCAGGGAGCAGGGCTTCCGCACGGCCGGGACCGGCGGCACCGTGCTGAACCTGCCCATGCTGCGGGTCAACACCCGGCTTGGCTATCAGGTCGAGCGCATGTGGATCACCTGGGAGCGCACAGTCTGAAAGCAGGCTACGGCGTGTACGCAAACGACGAATACGGCATTTCGAACCGTCGTTGTTGAGGAGTTCAGACTCAGGCTCTTCGCCTACTCTCTGCATACTGTGCTTTGATCACCAGCGTGAGTGAGGCGAATGGAAAGACACCAACTGGCGGATTCAACGCCCTCGTTCCAGAGTTTGATGTCTTCGACCTTCAACAGAGTTTGGATTTCTGGTGCGATGGTCTAGGCTTCGGGCTCGCATATCAGCGTCCTGAACAGGGTTTTGCTTATCTTGAGCGCGATGGGGCCCAGGTGATGCTCACTGTGATCACTGGCGAGTGGCAGACTGGACCGTTGGAATATCCATTGGGACGCGGCATCAACTTTGAGATCGGAGTAGCTCAGATCAACCCGCTCCTGGAAGGTTTAGAGCGAATCAGTTGGCCACTATTTGTCTCTCCTAGAGAGAAATGGCGGGTCACTGGAGATCGGGAAAGCGGCAACAGAGAATTTCTGGTGCAAGATCCCAATGGTTATCTCCTGCGCTTCTCGGAGAGTTTGGGAACAAGGCCTGTGACAGGGTAAAGCTCACCTGCCAAAACGTGCTCTGTAACCAGAGTACGACTGCTGCTAGGTGGAGCCGAAGGTCCGGGCGGCCCTGTACGAGCTGGGCGAGGAGAAGCAGCTGCTTGATCTCAGAAGAGGCCTTCATCGACGGAACCTTCAGTCCTGCCAAAAAAGGGGCGCGGGCGTCGGGCCCACCAAGAAAGGCAAAGGCACCAAAGTTTTGGTCATGGTGGACGCGAGCAGCGCGCCGCTCGCGGTACACGCGTGCAGTGCCAGTCGGGCAGAGGTCAAGTTCGTTCAGAAGACTCTGGACGCCTCGTTTGGGCTGGATTTCCCGAAGCGGCTGATCGGGGATAAGGCGTACAACAGTGATGCTCCGGACGCTGAGCTGGCAGCGGTGGTCGTGGAGATGATCGCACCGAACCGATGAAATCGGCGAAAAACGGAAGATGGACACCTGCTGCGCCGCTATCAGCGGCGCTGAAAGGTAGAAAGGACGATTGCGTGGTTGCAGAGCTTCAGACGGGTGCGCACCAGGGATGAAGTGAAGGCCCAGAATTTCCTGGGTCTGGTTCAGTTGGCCTGCATCGTCATTCTGCTTCGATTCCATTGTGCTTGTCCCGGTGATTGACGACTCCTACCTGACCACCGTGAGCGGTAGTCAGTCAAGTCCGCGGTAAGGAACGGCGCCGGTTCTCTACTGACTTCAGGTGACTGCGAATCCCCTGTCCGGCTCTTGGCTCGTCGCTGAAACGCGGCATGACGTGAAAGTGCGCGTGCATCACGTGCTGGCCCCCGACCTCGCCCACATTCCACCCGGCGTTGTATTCGTCTGGAGCGAGCGTGGCGTCCAGGTGCGCCTTTGCCT
This DNA window, taken from Deinococcus malanensis, encodes the following:
- the tkt gene encoding transketolase is translated as MSTEQLSINTIRTLSIDAVQAANSGHPGAPLGMAPMAYVVWQEFLRFNPKQSQWAGRDRFVLSAGHASMLIYSLLHLTGYDMPMEDLKNFRQWGSKTPGHPEFFHTPGLDATTGPLGQGAAMTVGLAMAEAHLAERYNRPEFPIFDNYVYSILGDGDLQEGINHEAAALAGHLKLGKLIWLHDDNQIQLDTATEKAESEDTAARFRAYGWEVLRVEDGNDLNQIRQAITAARANTAQPSLIQVRTVIGFGSPRAGTSKAHGEPLGEEGVAQTKQALGWDYPPFTVPDEVRAHMDATERGARYEAEWNALLEGYRAAYPELGREVDAMLNRELPANLADTLPSYEVGGKAVATRNASGEVINALAKVVPGLMGGSADLSGSTKTTIKDGGEMQAGHMGGRNVLFGVREFGMAAAGNGLSLYGGIRPLVGTFLVFADYLKPAFRLSAIQMQPVTYVLTHDSIGLGEDGPTHQPIEQLAMLRSVPGAHVIRPADANETAAAWQMALEYDKGPTAIALSRQDLPILPRNHAGVKKGAYVVRDAEGGAQVILIASGSEVSLALDAAEALAAEGIGARVVSMPCMEVFRAQDASYRDSVLTPGVKRVAIEAASKAPWYEWTQGGPVIGMDTFGASAPAKVLFEKFGFSVQNVVKVVRSVL
- a CDS encoding M28 family peptidase — encoded protein: MQTWKLGALMGALMLASSALANIEDDLTTVVKFGPRVAGSEANEKARAYFEAQFQALGYTTRRDVFTYPRFDDLGSDVRQGTQTLTGRALEGSTGGGVTARAVRVPGVGTPENFRAVNVRGQVAVVQRGQIPFLEKARNALAAGAAGLIVVNTEAKELQGRLGERVELPALAVTSTAGAALRNGQPVTLNVRVRDGEVRGVNVVAFKSGVTRPEILFGGHMDSVFRSPGANDNLSGTAAVVEIARRTVNTPMGQRSYFVLFDGEEDGLRGSRAFVKENPALVQGLKAMFNFDMVGVNVTPLNVSGESRLVDIARQAAQIAGSSPDRGGSDQAPFAQMGIPTLFFHRGLDANYHQPSDTLVDPQLVRATVDAALKTADAALAAVPAGR
- a CDS encoding DUF1963 domain-containing protein, which codes for MHRYLELSEEGGSAHKFYEARAEGCTLTVRYGRIGTEGQTQVRIFATPEEAQAEAQKKLAEKRRKGYMDAVAGEREKRAVPQPALRLPKALSSYREVLEASVRPYVALKGSPPRPTMSPWTSKLGGVPYRPLGSAWPLASDGQPLAFLAQLNFAELPPLAGFPQQGIVQFFIRDDDFYGANFDGALDMTSLADDANYRVLYHPEVIPDPAGLEQTLPVGVPGSDDSILGLPHDPTLTFELRGELRSGPVTSDDRLFDQLVGQSLWELGDTEDVNADDLSDRYALLAGSGHKLGGYPNFTQHDPRSVDDPHVLLFQLDSDDDLSLMWGDVGIANFFIHPDDLTRADFSRVVFHWDCC
- a CDS encoding TNT domain-containing protein, translated to MDQLRNWAYGWPKDDGFIGKVIDLKLQPGTLIDRYGAPTGRFVSPVGPSFGSRALAGPEGYENYYVDEVLRPLDVKSGAASLWFGEVGGARQYILPGRIVQLIEQGALRRVKVVPGSKKWGRHDP
- a CDS encoding alpha/beta fold hydrolase; translation: MINESIGVRNTHQIARTWRGPVEYQLSGTGPVVMVLNGGHCSRDTRLGHEQLAAAGFTVLIPSRPGYDSTPADLGETAHEAAKTLVALLDHLNISSMRVIGISAAGPTALTLAAEYPERVDQLVLESALVDPWEPGVQRLARLVFGRLQTWTWRLNRALLRLAPGPMLRLMLSQLSTRPVQQVMAGLTPADQREIQVLLRSFSSGRAGFLNDIRHVSPDLQRIRTPTLVMYSPYDRSIPLKQPLRLLRELPDAVGVEIPSDLHLMWLGATARTVRDHRLAFLRQLTS
- a CDS encoding bleomycin resistance protein, whose translation is MITSVSEANGKTPTGGFNALVPEFDVFDLQQSLDFWCDGLGFGLAYQRPEQGFAYLERDGAQVMLTVITGEWQTGPLEYPLGRGINFEIGVAQINPLLEGLERISWPLFVSPREKWRVTGDRESGNREFLVQDPNGYLLRFSESLGTRPVTG
- a CDS encoding GNAT family N-acetyltransferase, whose amino-acid sequence is MPVAHDHSAAVPFTLRPFQNTDASAVARLVTEGVRGHWTYTEAQFRESQDPARRRLVAVRGDQIIATAHLYPFDPATPDALRLDVAGDRVALTPLYLRLLADLPAGFSRLLGVTREDFTEQMELFQTAGFRNAWQSWGAHLPLSTFDFERFWPLEERLFLQGYEAEALDPEVPESDWEVMAALYAQGVADAPRNPTTQMRKLSRNELRDVIRREERAFVVRLRGEIVTLTRLKPRGQEVDSEMTVTHPAHRARGLATLVKADALQWAREQGFRTAGTGGTVLNLPMLRVNTRLGYQVERMWITWERTV